In a genomic window of Malaclemys terrapin pileata isolate rMalTer1 chromosome 17, rMalTer1.hap1, whole genome shotgun sequence:
- the RPL12 gene encoding 60S ribosomal protein L12 has translation MPPKFDPNEIKVVFLRCTGGEVGATSALAPKIGPLGLSPKKVGDDIAKATGDWKGLRITVKLTIQNRQAQIEVVPSASALIIKALKEPPRDRKKQKNIKHSGSVSFDEIVNIARQMRHRSLARELSGTIKEILGTAQSVGCNIDGRHPHDVIDDINSGTIECPAN, from the exons ATGCCGCCCAAGTTCGACCCCAACGAGATCAAAGTCG TGTTCCTGAGATGCACTGGCGGGGAGGTCGGTGCCACTTCTGCGCTGGCACCTAAAATCGGCCCTTTGGGTTTG TCTCCCAAAAAGGTTGGTGATGACATCGCCAAGGCAACAGGTGACTGGAAGGGGCTGAGGATCACAGTGAAACTCACTATCCAGAACAGGCAAGCTCAG ATTGAGGTTGTCCCTTCTGCCTCTGCTCTAATCATCAAAGCCCTCAAGGAGCCTCCTCGTGACAGGAAGAAACAGAAGAACA TTAAACACAGTGGCAGTGTCAGCTTTGATGAGATAGTAAACATCGCACGCCAGATGAGGCACAGGTCCTTGGCCCGGGAGCTGTCTG GAACCATTAAGGAGATTCTAGGAACTGCTCAGTCTGTTGGCTGCAATATCGATGGCAGACATCCTCATGATGTCATTGACGACATCAACAGTGGCACAATAGAGTGCCCAGCT AACTGA